The following are encoded in a window of Staphylospora marina genomic DNA:
- a CDS encoding MarR family winged helix-turn-helix transcriptional regulator, whose protein sequence is MQDRMDLISELEQCFRLALRTMRKEMSVIFGDRINGAEFGVLKLLARKSPRIVTEIAQEFEVSVSHITHVVDQLVKKRLVQRIRSQSDKRVVELHLTEQGRALVEELSEKKRKYLLERFEPLSDGDLRKLCDLLHKLR, encoded by the coding sequence ATGCAAGACCGTATGGATCTCATTTCCGAATTGGAGCAATGTTTTCGGTTGGCCCTGCGTACCATGAGAAAAGAGATGTCGGTGATTTTCGGTGACCGCATCAACGGGGCGGAATTCGGCGTGCTCAAGCTTCTTGCACGGAAGAGCCCCAGAATCGTCACGGAAATCGCTCAGGAATTTGAAGTGTCCGTCAGCCACATCACCCACGTGGTCGATCAACTGGTCAAAAAACGACTGGTGCAGCGCATCCGCTCCCAATCGGACAAACGGGTGGTCGAACTCCATCTGACGGAACAGGGACGGGCATTGGTCGAAGAGCTGTCCGAAAAAAAGCGGAAATACTTGTTGGAGAGATTTGAGCCCCTGAGCGACGGGGACCTTCGAAAGCTGTGCGATTTGCTGCACAAGCTTCGCTGA
- a CDS encoding DsbA family protein: MTPKKKKSSIFDMQTLIVLTLVLFVGLGVYAIFQSVGQTGETDAPPLTGVDPSAHPTIGQASAPVKLVEFGDFKCPACKMFHDSIWPVIKKEYIDTGKAQMTFVNFQFIGPDSITAGMAGEAVYRQNPDAFWKFYEAVYANQGEESKQWATPEFLTDLIRKHVPEVDADKVAQDLAAKTHEKDVLDDNRLAQKNQIDGVPAVYVNGKKVNGLDLNELKAAIEKELNGK; encoded by the coding sequence ATGACCCCCAAGAAGAAAAAATCTTCAATCTTTGACATGCAGACGTTGATTGTTTTGACGTTGGTCCTGTTCGTCGGGTTGGGAGTGTACGCGATCTTTCAGTCCGTCGGTCAAACGGGTGAGACGGATGCTCCCCCGCTGACCGGTGTGGATCCTTCCGCCCATCCCACGATCGGACAGGCTTCCGCTCCCGTGAAACTGGTGGAATTCGGCGACTTCAAGTGCCCCGCGTGCAAAATGTTCCATGATTCGATCTGGCCGGTGATCAAAAAAGAATACATTGATACCGGAAAAGCTCAGATGACGTTTGTCAATTTCCAGTTCATCGGACCGGATTCGATCACGGCGGGCATGGCGGGTGAGGCCGTATACAGGCAAAATCCCGACGCATTCTGGAAATTCTACGAGGCCGTGTACGCCAATCAGGGTGAGGAAAGCAAGCAATGGGCCACTCCCGAATTCCTGACCGACCTGATCCGGAAACACGTTCCGGAAGTGGACGCGGACAAGGTGGCGCAAGATCTTGCCGCCAAGACTCATGAAAAAGACGTGTTGGATGACAATCGACTCGCACAGAAAAATCAAATCGACGGTGTTCCGGCGGTGTATGTGAACGGCAAAAAGGTGAACGGGCTCGATCTGAACGAATTGAAAGCCGCGATTGAGAAAGAGTTGAACGGAAAATGA
- a CDS encoding disulfide oxidoreductase codes for MTDTRPENEGTLFERAGVYLAWVTALAATGGSLYFSEILGFIPCSLCWVQRIFMYPLAIVLGIAAYRRDRSIIPYALPLSVIGGCVSLFHYLLQKVPSMALTFPCRVGVPCSQNYIDWFGFITIPFLALTAFIMITVFLWLARERG; via the coding sequence ATGACCGATACCCGTCCGGAGAATGAGGGAACCCTGTTTGAACGAGCAGGGGTGTATCTGGCTTGGGTGACCGCTTTGGCGGCCACCGGAGGCAGTCTGTATTTCAGTGAAATCCTGGGCTTCATTCCGTGTTCGCTCTGCTGGGTTCAACGCATTTTCATGTACCCCCTGGCCATTGTGCTGGGGATCGCTGCGTACCGCCGGGACCGCTCCATCATCCCGTATGCGTTGCCGCTGTCGGTGATCGGTGGCTGTGTTTCGCTGTTTCATTATCTGCTGCAGAAGGTTCCGTCGATGGCGTTGACCTTCCCGTGCAGGGTGGGAGTCCCCTGCTCCCAGAATTACATCGACTGGTTCGGTTTCATCACCATTCCTTTTCTCGCATTGACGGCATTCATCATGATCACGGTGTTCCTTTGGCTCGCCCGTGAGCGGGGGTGA
- a CDS encoding sporulation protein YjcZ translates to MSKGLGFGGFGGFGLGWIAVAIIIILLICCFAFWGFWGGGWFGPGFGFGW, encoded by the coding sequence GTGAGCAAGGGTCTGGGCTTTGGCGGGTTCGGAGGATTCGGACTTGGATGGATCGCCGTGGCGATCATCATCATCCTGTTGATCTGCTGCTTTGCCTTCTGGGGTTTCTGGGGAGGCGGCTGGTTCGGTCCGGGGTTCGGATTTGGATGGTAA
- the sspI gene encoding small acid-soluble spore protein SspI: MNFDIRGAVIRNLTGMNSQDLVNLVNDSIQQREEKFLPGLGVLFEVIWKNSPESDKNRMIQTLHDNIPAARS; encoded by the coding sequence ATGAATTTCGACATCCGCGGCGCTGTCATCCGCAATCTGACCGGCATGAACAGCCAGGATCTGGTGAATTTGGTGAACGATTCGATTCAACAGCGGGAAGAAAAATTCCTTCCCGGTCTCGGAGTGCTGTTTGAGGTCATCTGGAAAAACAGCCCCGAATCCGACAAAAACCGGATGATCCAAACACTTCACGACAACATTCCCGCTGCCCGGTCATAA
- a CDS encoding potassium channel family protein codes for MSKTFAIIGLGRFGGSVARTLHAMGHEVLAIDKDPERVQALAQEVAHAVEADTTDEHALKALGIRNFDVVVVAIGNDIQASILTTLILKEMGVSNIVVKATNELHGKVLMKIGADKVVFPERDMGVRLVHSLISPNILEFIELSEDHSMVEIVAGEFFKGKTLQQLDIRRRFGCNVMAIKSGDRFNIAPSANDVIHEGDMLVVIGHNRDLQKLQKAADEHDA; via the coding sequence GTGAGCAAGACTTTTGCAATCATCGGACTCGGACGTTTCGGAGGGAGCGTGGCGAGAACGCTTCATGCGATGGGCCACGAAGTGCTGGCCATCGACAAGGATCCGGAGAGGGTGCAGGCACTCGCCCAGGAGGTTGCCCATGCCGTCGAGGCGGACACCACAGACGAACATGCCCTCAAGGCACTCGGCATCCGCAATTTCGACGTGGTGGTGGTGGCCATCGGCAATGACATCCAGGCGAGCATCCTGACCACTTTGATTCTGAAGGAAATGGGTGTTTCCAACATTGTGGTCAAGGCGACCAATGAATTGCACGGAAAAGTGTTGATGAAAATCGGTGCGGACAAAGTGGTCTTTCCCGAACGGGACATGGGGGTCCGCCTGGTGCACAGTCTCATTTCCCCCAATATCCTGGAATTCATTGAGTTGTCCGAAGATCATTCGATGGTGGAAATCGTGGCCGGGGAATTTTTCAAGGGCAAAACGCTCCAGCAACTTGACATCCGGCGCCGGTTCGGGTGCAACGTGATGGCCATCAAAAGCGGAGACCGTTTCAACATCGCTCCGTCCGCCAATGATGTGATTCACGAAGGAGACATGCTGGTGGTCATCGGGCACAACCGGGATCTGCAAAAACTTCAGAAGGCGGCTGACGAACATGATGCATGA